The proteins below come from a single Saccharopolyspora sp. SCSIO 74807 genomic window:
- the pqqA gene encoding pyrroloquinoline quinone precursor peptide PqqA, producing the protein MESETPQWEPPRFEEIGCAAEVTMYVAQVED; encoded by the coding sequence ATGGAGTCGGAAACCCCGCAATGGGAGCCGCCCCGGTTCGAGGAAATCGGTTGCGCGGCCGAGGTGACGATGTACGTCGCCCAGGTCGAAGACTGA
- the pqqB gene encoding pyrroloquinoline quinone biosynthesis protein PqqB yields the protein MLVRVLGSAAGGGFPQWNCGCPGCRAVRDGSRPCLRRTQSSIAISADHEQWFLVNASPDVRAQLEASPALLPTAGRATPLQGVLLTDAELDHALGLLLLREAESLELHATAAVHETLRTDNSLLATLQAYCPVKWREVVPGEDVALGNGLSYRAFDVPTTKRSRFGPDRGPGRVVGYRFTDERSGRAAVCLPGVQEITGQVREQLRDCTGLFIDGTCFSDDEMPRLGLASKTSREMGHLPMSGPGGSLEQLAELPIERKIYVHLNNTNPVLLDDSPERREVERLGFEIATDGTEVQIRP from the coding sequence GTGCTGGTGCGAGTGCTGGGTTCGGCGGCGGGAGGCGGTTTCCCGCAGTGGAACTGCGGATGCCCGGGTTGCCGGGCGGTGCGGGACGGTTCCCGGCCGTGCCTGCGACGCACCCAGTCATCGATCGCGATCAGCGCCGACCACGAGCAGTGGTTCCTGGTCAACGCATCGCCGGACGTGCGCGCCCAGCTCGAGGCGTCACCGGCGCTGCTGCCCACCGCGGGCAGGGCGACACCGCTGCAAGGGGTGCTGCTCACCGACGCCGAGCTGGATCACGCGCTGGGCCTGTTGCTGCTGCGCGAAGCCGAATCGCTGGAACTGCACGCCACCGCCGCGGTCCACGAGACGCTGCGCACGGACAACTCCTTGCTGGCCACGTTGCAGGCCTACTGCCCGGTGAAGTGGCGGGAGGTCGTGCCCGGCGAGGACGTGGCGCTCGGCAACGGCCTGAGCTACCGGGCGTTCGACGTCCCCACCACCAAGCGGTCCCGCTTCGGCCCTGATCGCGGCCCCGGCAGAGTCGTGGGCTACCGCTTCACCGACGAACGCTCCGGACGTGCCGCGGTCTGCCTGCCCGGAGTTCAGGAGATCACCGGCCAGGTGCGCGAACAGCTGCGGGACTGCACCGGCCTGTTCATCGACGGGACGTGCTTCAGCGACGACGAAATGCCGCGGCTCGGCCTGGCGAGCAAGACCTCCCGCGAGATGGGGCACCTGCCGATGAGCGGTCCCGGCGGCAGCCTGGAGCAGCTCGCCGAGCTGCCCATCGAGCGCAAGATCTACGTGCACCTGAACAACACCAACCCGGTGCTGCTGGACGACTCGCCCGAACGGCGCGAGGTCGAGCGGCTCGGGTTCGAAATCGCCACCGACGGGACAGAGGTGCAGATCCGACCGTGA
- the pqqC gene encoding pyrroloquinoline-quinone synthase PqqC, translating into MTALDESRTTAGTEEFVAALRAHAQRYHHQHPFHVRMNEGRLSREQIRGWVANRYYYQECIPIKDAAILSNCPDPAVRRRWIRRILDHDGTADEPGGIEAWLRLAEAVGLSREEVRDERHVVPGVRFAVDAYVTFARTRPWTEAVASSLTELYAPDLMSRRLAAFEQHYTWVDREGLAYFRNRLEQAPRDSEHGLQVTTERCRSAAEQERALAALSFKCDVLWSMLDAIDQAHPG; encoded by the coding sequence GTGACGGCACTCGACGAATCGCGGACTACCGCAGGCACCGAGGAATTCGTGGCCGCGCTGCGCGCCCACGCGCAGCGGTACCACCACCAGCACCCCTTCCACGTGCGCATGAACGAGGGCAGGTTGAGCCGCGAGCAGATCCGCGGCTGGGTGGCGAACCGCTACTACTACCAGGAATGCATCCCGATCAAGGACGCGGCGATCCTGTCGAACTGTCCCGATCCGGCGGTGCGGCGCCGCTGGATCCGGCGAATCCTCGATCACGACGGGACCGCGGACGAGCCCGGCGGCATCGAAGCGTGGCTGCGGCTGGCCGAGGCGGTGGGCCTGAGCCGCGAAGAGGTCCGCGACGAGCGCCACGTCGTGCCCGGGGTGCGGTTCGCCGTCGACGCCTACGTGACCTTCGCCCGCACCCGGCCGTGGACCGAGGCGGTCGCTTCCTCGCTGACCGAGCTGTACGCACCGGACCTGATGAGCCGCAGGCTCGCCGCGTTCGAGCAGCACTACACCTGGGTCGACCGCGAGGGCCTGGCCTACTTCCGCAACCGCCTGGAGCAGGCCCCGCGCGACTCCGAGCACGGCCTGCAGGTGACCACCGAGCGGTGCCGCTCGGCCGCGGAGCAAGAACGGGCGCTGGCGGCGCTGTCGTTCAAGTGCGACGTCCTCTGGAGCATGCTCGATGCCATCGACCAAGCCCACCCCGGCTGA
- the pqqD gene encoding pyrroloquinoline quinone biosynthesis peptide chaperone PqqD, translated as MPSTKPTPAEPARLPDSARPQLTTGLRLTFDEVRARDVLLGPESVLVLNPTGAAILRLCDGRRDIGELIAELQARFAGVEPGEVRAFLDQLAAKRCVEAAHDRHEA; from the coding sequence ATGCCATCGACCAAGCCCACCCCGGCTGAGCCCGCCCGGCTGCCGGACTCGGCCCGGCCGCAGCTGACGACCGGGCTGCGATTGACCTTCGACGAGGTCCGCGCGCGGGACGTGCTGCTGGGCCCCGAATCGGTGCTGGTGCTCAACCCGACCGGCGCGGCCATCCTGCGGCTCTGCGACGGGCGGCGGGACATCGGCGAGCTGATCGCCGAACTGCAGGCGCGCTTCGCAGGCGTCGAGCCCGGCGAGGTGCGTGCCTTCCTCGACCAGCTCGCCGCCAAGCGGTGCGTGGAGGCCGCCCATGACCGACATGAAGCCTAG
- the pqqE gene encoding pyrroloquinoline quinone biosynthesis protein PqqE has translation MKPSPFGLLAELTYACPLHCAYCSNPLNLADYRDELSTADWQRVLREARDLGVLQLHLSGGEPLQRRDIVEIVRTGSELGMYTNLITSALGLSRRRAEELRAAGLDHVQISVQADEPATSDRIAGTRSFARKADAARMVKELGWPLTVNVVLHRQNIDRIAEILRLAEELGADRLELANTQYYGWAWRNRDALLPGRGQIERAEQVVRSERERLPHMEIIHVLPDYYSQYPKACMGGWAQRQLTIAPNGDALPCPAAQSLPLPRESVRERPLARIWQESPLFEAFRGTDWMPEPCRSCSRRDVDFGGCRCQAFQLTGDAARTDPVCHLSPDRELVDQAVRAANASEETVRGELTPRPHPRDQR, from the coding sequence ATGAAGCCTAGCCCGTTCGGCCTGCTGGCCGAGCTGACCTACGCCTGTCCGCTGCACTGCGCGTACTGCTCGAACCCGCTCAACCTGGCCGACTACCGCGATGAACTGTCCACTGCGGACTGGCAGCGCGTGCTGCGCGAGGCGCGCGATCTCGGCGTGCTGCAGTTGCACCTATCCGGCGGGGAACCGTTGCAGCGCCGCGACATCGTCGAGATCGTGCGCACCGGCAGCGAACTCGGGATGTACACGAACCTGATCACCAGTGCGCTCGGACTGTCCCGCAGGCGCGCCGAAGAGCTGCGCGCGGCCGGTCTCGACCACGTGCAGATCAGCGTGCAGGCCGACGAACCCGCCACCTCCGACCGAATCGCAGGCACCCGCTCCTTCGCCCGCAAAGCCGATGCCGCACGAATGGTCAAGGAATTGGGATGGCCGCTGACGGTGAACGTGGTGCTGCACCGGCAGAACATCGACCGCATCGCCGAAATCCTGCGCCTGGCCGAGGAATTGGGCGCCGACCGGCTGGAACTCGCCAACACCCAGTACTACGGCTGGGCCTGGCGCAACCGGGACGCGCTGCTGCCCGGTCGCGGCCAGATCGAGCGGGCCGAACAGGTGGTGCGATCCGAGCGGGAACGCCTGCCGCACATGGAAATCATCCACGTGCTGCCCGACTACTACAGCCAGTACCCCAAGGCGTGCATGGGCGGATGGGCGCAACGCCAGCTCACCATCGCGCCCAACGGGGACGCCCTGCCCTGCCCGGCAGCGCAATCGTTGCCGCTGCCGCGGGAAAGCGTGCGCGAGCGCCCGTTGGCGCGGATCTGGCAGGAATCACCGCTGTTCGAGGCGTTCCGCGGCACGGACTGGATGCCCGAGCCGTGCCGGAGCTGTTCGCGCCGCGACGTCGACTTCGGCGGCTGCCGCTGCCAAGCGTTCCAACTCACCGGCGACGCCGCGCGCACCGACCCGGTCTGCCACCTCTCGCCGGACCGCGAACTCGTCGATCAGGCGGTACGTGCGGCCAACGCGAGCGAGGAAACCGTCCGCGGCGAGCTCACCCCGCGGCCGCATCCGCGAGACCAGCGTTGA
- a CDS encoding sodium:calcium antiporter gives MIPVVEFALGIALLVYSAEKLIGFLVGVASRWAVSLFLIAVVFTGIEFDDLAFGIVLNVDELEHVALGTVIGTTIAMTGIVLALAALIAPCRVDVPKDYLALFVAGPVVLWALALTGALTSVTGIVLLVLFVAFVCWIGYREYTSRRPVFRNAELYEQVEKVGTRTGAAATPTAAAAESDDAADDAGPSGSGGLALPNDLRVDQGFVQARQRPLWAGLALAVLALAGLVVGASIAGQGTDGILDEFGIDGTVFGVTIATLVLSLEDLFLTVEPARRGAPEIGVANVIGSIVFSVTGKLGIVLLVGGAITVNANVLSWHLPVLLVMTVLSAIFLATGRLRRWHGAVLLALYIGYFVISLMAFGEVPLDSD, from the coding sequence GTGATCCCGGTCGTCGAGTTCGCATTGGGCATCGCACTGCTGGTCTACAGCGCCGAGAAGCTCATCGGGTTCCTGGTCGGCGTGGCCAGCAGGTGGGCGGTCTCGCTGTTCCTCATCGCGGTCGTGTTCACCGGGATCGAGTTCGACGATCTGGCATTCGGCATCGTGCTCAACGTCGACGAACTGGAGCACGTGGCCCTGGGCACGGTGATCGGCACGACGATCGCGATGACGGGGATCGTGCTGGCGTTGGCAGCGCTGATCGCTCCGTGCCGCGTCGACGTTCCCAAGGATTACCTCGCGCTTTTCGTGGCAGGGCCGGTCGTGCTGTGGGCCCTGGCCTTGACCGGGGCGCTGACATCGGTCACGGGCATCGTGCTGCTGGTCCTGTTCGTGGCGTTCGTGTGCTGGATCGGCTATCGCGAATACACATCGCGACGCCCGGTGTTCCGCAACGCCGAGCTCTACGAGCAGGTCGAGAAGGTCGGCACCCGCACCGGTGCAGCGGCGACGCCAACCGCCGCAGCGGCCGAAAGCGACGATGCGGCGGACGACGCAGGGCCCTCCGGTTCCGGCGGACTCGCCCTCCCGAACGACCTGCGCGTCGACCAGGGCTTCGTGCAAGCCCGTCAACGGCCCCTGTGGGCCGGTCTCGCGCTCGCGGTGCTGGCGTTGGCCGGTCTCGTCGTCGGAGCCAGCATCGCGGGACAGGGCACCGACGGGATCCTCGACGAGTTCGGCATCGACGGCACCGTCTTCGGCGTCACGATCGCGACGCTGGTGCTCTCCCTCGAGGACCTCTTCCTCACCGTGGAGCCCGCACGCAGGGGCGCGCCGGAGATCGGCGTCGCCAACGTCATCGGCAGCATCGTGTTCTCGGTGACCGGCAAGCTCGGCATCGTGCTGCTGGTGGGCGGGGCCATCACGGTCAACGCGAACGTGCTGTCCTGGCACCTTCCCGTGCTGCTGGTGATGACGGTCCTCTCGGCGATCTTCCTGGCGACCGGGCGGTTGCGCCGCTGGCACGGGGCCGTTCTGCTCGCGCTCTACATCGGTTACTTCGTCATCAGCCTGATGGCCTTCGGTGAGGTTCCCCTGGACAGCGATTAG
- a CDS encoding SRPBCC family protein, which yields MSVANLHERTFTVQPQAVGALLDALAAEGDPTWPGDIWPALRLDRPLGIGATGGHGPIRYHVVAYVPGQRVRFRFDRPHGFDGFHEFIVLPDHDGTVLQHKIAMRVRGPALLTWPLVFGPLHDALLEDLLDRAEERLTDGVARRARWSWWVRVLRRLSMPRRKTSRAQAGESA from the coding sequence ATGAGCGTCGCGAACCTGCACGAACGGACCTTCACGGTCCAACCGCAGGCAGTGGGTGCGCTGCTCGACGCGCTCGCGGCCGAGGGAGATCCCACGTGGCCCGGCGACATCTGGCCCGCCCTGCGCCTGGACCGCCCGCTCGGCATCGGGGCGACGGGAGGACACGGACCGATCCGCTACCACGTGGTGGCCTACGTCCCCGGCCAGCGGGTGCGGTTCCGGTTCGACCGGCCGCACGGGTTCGACGGTTTCCACGAGTTCATCGTGCTGCCCGACCATGACGGCACGGTGCTCCAGCACAAGATCGCCATGCGAGTGCGTGGTCCTGCGCTCTTGACGTGGCCCCTGGTCTTCGGCCCGCTGCACGACGCTCTGCTGGAGGACCTGCTCGATCGTGCGGAGGAACGCCTCACCGACGGCGTCGCTCGACGCGCCCGGTGGAGCTGGTGGGTCCGAGTGCTGCGTCGCCTGTCGATGCCGCGGCGCAAGACCTCCCGGGCGCAGGCGGGCGAGTCCGCCTAG
- a CDS encoding alpha/beta fold hydrolase, producing the protein MLDLAGWGGGTEGGVVFAERVRWNGVVVEVAGPDPEPADDRPPVVLLHGGCHGAWCWRQWSSVLAAAGWRTYAPNWFGRFGSAPVADALGRSLRSVADAGGELSRVLDRLRRPAVLIGHSMGGFACLDWACRHGNVAALVLVAPVVPRGFGAEPIPVRPRPDRLWRPPDVSTATSMFFDHLDLDDDAGRTTARAWARTLVGESPVAVLDAVRFRLPVDVDPLRCPVRIVAGERDPLVPVSALRELADHVGAHLNVLDCGHGIPLLPGTAAAEATAAWLNEQC; encoded by the coding sequence GTGCTCGATCTCGCCGGCTGGGGCGGAGGAACGGAGGGTGGTGTCGTGTTCGCCGAGCGCGTGCGGTGGAACGGTGTCGTTGTCGAGGTCGCAGGCCCGGACCCCGAGCCGGCGGATGATCGGCCGCCCGTCGTGCTGCTGCACGGCGGATGCCACGGCGCCTGGTGCTGGCGGCAATGGAGCTCGGTGCTGGCAGCGGCGGGATGGCGCACGTACGCGCCGAACTGGTTCGGCCGGTTCGGTTCGGCGCCGGTGGCCGATGCGCTCGGGCGTTCCTTGCGCAGTGTTGCCGACGCCGGCGGCGAACTGTCCAGGGTGCTCGATCGGTTGCGGCGCCCGGCGGTCCTCATTGGACACAGCATGGGCGGATTCGCCTGCCTCGACTGGGCGTGCCGGCACGGCAACGTGGCCGCGCTCGTGTTGGTGGCTCCCGTCGTGCCGCGGGGCTTCGGTGCCGAACCGATCCCGGTGCGGCCGCGTCCGGACCGCCTGTGGCGGCCGCCGGACGTCAGCACCGCCACCAGCATGTTCTTCGACCACCTGGATCTCGACGACGACGCGGGCCGGACCACCGCGCGGGCGTGGGCGCGAACACTGGTCGGCGAGTCCCCGGTCGCGGTCCTCGACGCGGTCCGGTTCCGGCTGCCGGTCGACGTCGATCCGTTGCGGTGCCCGGTGCGAATCGTCGCGGGGGAGCGGGATCCGCTCGTGCCCGTGTCGGCGTTGCGCGAACTCGCCGACCACGTTGGCGCGCACCTGAACGTGCTCGACTGCGGGCACGGCATACCCCTGCTTCCCGGCACAGCTGCTGCCGAGGCGACCGCGGCCTGGCTGAACGAGCAGTGCTAG
- a CDS encoding GntR family transcriptional regulator — protein MAIPAYLRIRTELEQQIQSGALAPGTRLPTEAELQQRYSVGRATAQRVLTELSRAGLVERHRRRGTFVADGARQENLLRMVHPALHGPEIPGPHAVDSAMVIPAEDADVALPGITGDAPVNQLRRLKFDVEHNPIAVELAAVPFSLAPRLFDENLEHLTVHDYFARNRIPVAKSRVYVDPIPLDAATAARFGTEPGRAVIRLRRLTWLTGGGLAEAMWHIIRPDLVEFFVEQSVLAT, from the coding sequence GTGGCGATCCCGGCGTACTTGCGCATCCGCACCGAACTGGAGCAGCAGATCCAGTCCGGTGCGCTGGCGCCGGGTACGCGGCTGCCCACGGAGGCCGAACTCCAGCAGCGGTACTCGGTCGGCCGCGCCACCGCGCAGCGGGTGCTGACCGAGCTGTCCCGGGCCGGACTGGTGGAACGCCACCGGCGGCGCGGCACTTTCGTCGCCGACGGTGCACGGCAGGAGAACCTGCTGCGCATGGTGCATCCGGCGCTGCACGGCCCGGAGATTCCGGGACCGCACGCGGTGGATTCGGCCATGGTGATCCCCGCCGAGGACGCCGACGTCGCCCTTCCCGGCATCACCGGGGACGCGCCGGTGAACCAATTGCGGCGGCTGAAGTTCGACGTCGAGCACAACCCGATCGCAGTCGAGCTCGCCGCCGTCCCGTTCTCGCTGGCACCACGCCTGTTCGACGAGAACCTGGAACACCTCACGGTGCACGACTACTTCGCCCGCAACCGGATTCCGGTGGCGAAGTCGCGCGTGTACGTCGACCCGATCCCGCTCGATGCGGCGACCGCGGCCCGCTTCGGCACCGAGCCGGGCCGGGCCGTGATCCGGTTGCGCCGGTTGACCTGGCTGACCGGCGGTGGGCTGGCCGAGGCCATGTGGCACATCATCCGGCCCGACCTGGTCGAGTTCTTCGTCGAGCAATCCGTGCTGGCCACCTGA
- the solA gene encoding N-methyl-L-tryptophan oxidase yields the protein MTPQRVAVVGTGVIGAMTAWRLAGRGADVIALDALSPGHDRGASAGESRIFRTLYKEGSGYVPLLQRSGALWRELELSTGTRLLTMCGGLTIGPREHADVRAVRRCAEEHDLDHEVLDTAAARQRFAQHRIDDDEIMVFDPAAGVLRPEPAVQAALHAAGLAGASILPYHRVDEVAETARGWRITSGATHFDVDHVVFAPGPWARQLDPLSTLPIEIRLITAYWFATRDTAAHRPDRLPIAIRRHREAGFSCFPVLDGVGIKIIPHHLGWPILHDPAALPRSAEPEYARAASEAARRLLPGVVPHPVRIGTYAEGFTPDEHALLGPLPGHRNATVMTGFSGHGFKLAPVFGELGAELALGEPASHDITALDPGRRAD from the coding sequence ATGACCCCACAACGCGTCGCGGTGGTCGGCACCGGCGTCATCGGCGCCATGACGGCATGGCGCCTGGCCGGGCGCGGAGCCGACGTGATCGCCCTGGACGCCCTTTCCCCGGGGCACGACCGCGGAGCCTCGGCCGGCGAGTCCCGCATCTTCCGCACCCTCTACAAAGAGGGATCCGGTTACGTGCCGCTGCTGCAGCGATCCGGCGCGCTGTGGCGCGAGCTGGAACTGAGCACCGGCACCCGGCTGCTGACGATGTGCGGAGGCCTCACCATCGGTCCGCGCGAGCACGCCGATGTCCGCGCCGTGCGCCGCTGCGCCGAGGAGCACGACCTCGACCACGAGGTCCTGGACACCGCGGCGGCTCGGCAGCGCTTCGCGCAGCACCGGATCGACGACGACGAGATCATGGTGTTCGATCCGGCGGCGGGCGTGCTGCGGCCCGAACCCGCGGTGCAAGCAGCGCTGCACGCGGCCGGGCTCGCGGGCGCGTCGATCCTGCCCTACCACCGGGTCGACGAGGTCGCCGAAACCGCGCGGGGATGGCGAATCACCAGCGGTGCCACGCACTTCGACGTAGACCACGTCGTGTTCGCCCCGGGCCCGTGGGCGCGGCAGCTGGACCCGCTGAGCACGCTTCCCATCGAGATCCGGTTGATCACCGCGTACTGGTTCGCGACCCGCGACACCGCCGCGCACCGGCCGGACCGGTTGCCGATCGCGATCCGCCGCCACCGGGAAGCCGGGTTCTCCTGCTTCCCGGTGCTGGACGGGGTCGGCATCAAGATCATCCCGCATCACCTCGGATGGCCGATCCTGCACGACCCGGCCGCGCTGCCCCGTTCGGCCGAGCCGGAGTACGCCCGCGCGGCTTCGGAAGCCGCCCGGCGGCTGCTGCCCGGGGTCGTGCCGCACCCGGTGCGGATCGGCACCTACGCCGAGGGCTTCACGCCGGACGAGCACGCCCTGCTGGGCCCGCTACCCGGGCACCGCAACGCCACCGTCATGACCGGCTTCTCCGGGCACGGCTTCAAGCTCGCCCCGGTCTTCGGCGAGCTCGGCGCCGAGCTGGCGCTCGGGGAACCCGCCAGCCACGACATCACCGCGCTGGACCCCGGCCGCCGCGCGGACTGA
- a CDS encoding sodium:solute symporter family protein — protein sequence MPTGSTAQIAGVVLASLLVIGFGVAMSVHFGRKAKTAQDWLSAGESLPLVVVIITQFATATGGGVLIAHVGIGYRSGWSVFAYEGCVLVGFLGLMLIAKWLRQQRFTTVPDVVTRLFGRHRMVTAIAALAALVVPFGWLATQFVAFAQLFGRLTGMPDAALIVVIMLASLLFVLPGGMTSVAWTDFVFGILMIVLSLGVAAYAVDLAGGWRQITETVPRQLWGWGGFTAAGGEQLWLWIAAIVPGTLTNQLYYQRVFATKKVSDARRGLALSGLTMLIGGVYAGCIGLAVHSLNPGLTNEEDAAGWLLTRLPSWLVVVFGAFLVSTIVSTTGAALQSVVANLTRDVYHNIVGGEHDERRTVRLSRTITVAVSLLAAVLAIVFPKALTWLVATYAYSAAALAAPIFLGYLLHRRRRLTPATAIASMIAGVAGCAAAQLADTTVPYAVYGIAASAAVLLVLAMLAPADRDQTPHAGVRS from the coding sequence GTGCCCACCGGTTCCACCGCCCAAATCGCCGGAGTCGTCCTCGCCAGCCTGCTGGTGATCGGTTTCGGAGTGGCCATGTCGGTCCACTTCGGACGCAAGGCGAAGACCGCGCAGGACTGGCTGTCGGCCGGCGAGTCGCTGCCGCTGGTCGTAGTGATCATCACGCAGTTCGCGACCGCGACCGGCGGCGGGGTGCTCATCGCGCACGTCGGCATCGGCTACCGCTCAGGCTGGTCGGTCTTCGCCTACGAGGGCTGCGTGCTGGTCGGCTTCCTCGGGTTGATGCTGATCGCCAAATGGCTGCGGCAGCAGCGGTTCACCACCGTTCCGGACGTCGTGACCCGGCTGTTCGGCAGGCATCGGATGGTCACCGCCATCGCCGCGCTGGCCGCCCTGGTGGTGCCGTTCGGCTGGCTGGCGACCCAGTTCGTGGCCTTCGCCCAGCTTTTCGGCCGGCTGACCGGGATGCCGGACGCCGCGCTGATCGTCGTGATCATGCTGGCATCGCTGCTGTTCGTGCTGCCGGGCGGAATGACGTCGGTGGCCTGGACGGACTTCGTGTTCGGCATCTTGATGATCGTTCTGTCGCTCGGCGTCGCGGCCTACGCGGTCGACCTGGCAGGCGGCTGGCGGCAGATCACCGAGACCGTGCCGCGGCAGCTGTGGGGCTGGGGCGGGTTCACCGCGGCCGGCGGGGAGCAGCTCTGGCTCTGGATCGCCGCGATCGTGCCGGGCACGCTGACCAACCAGCTCTACTACCAGCGCGTGTTCGCCACCAAGAAGGTCTCCGACGCCCGGCGCGGGCTCGCGCTGTCCGGGCTGACGATGCTCATCGGCGGCGTCTACGCCGGATGCATCGGGCTCGCGGTGCACTCGCTGAACCCGGGTCTGACCAACGAGGAGGACGCGGCCGGATGGCTGCTGACCCGGCTGCCGAGCTGGCTGGTGGTGGTCTTCGGCGCGTTCCTGGTCTCGACGATCGTCTCGACCACGGGCGCCGCCCTGCAATCCGTGGTCGCCAACCTGACCAGGGACGTCTACCACAACATCGTGGGCGGCGAGCACGACGAACGCCGGACCGTGCGGCTGTCGCGGACGATCACGGTCGCGGTATCCCTGTTGGCCGCGGTGCTGGCGATCGTGTTCCCCAAGGCGCTGACCTGGCTGGTGGCCACCTACGCCTACTCGGCCGCGGCGCTGGCCGCGCCCATCTTCCTCGGCTACCTGCTGCACCGGCGACGCCGGCTGACACCGGCGACCGCGATCGCCAGCATGATCGCCGGGGTCGCGGGCTGCGCGGCCGCCCAGCTGGCGGACACGACCGTTCCGTACGCGGTGTACGGGATCGCCGCCTCGGCCGCGGTGCTGCTGGTATTGGCGATGCTCGCACCCGCCGACCGCGACCAGACCCCGCACGCGGGAGTGAGGAGCTGA
- a CDS encoding FAD-binding oxidoreductase, with the protein MRIAVIGLGVLGASAARSLSLAGAEVTVFERSGALAGTSGTSFAWTNSHNKNPRAYHDLNVAGMAEHEALAADPGPHRRWFARTGNLEWAADEAGTERLAASVAELAARDYPVGWITPGRARELVPDLRVPAGIEDIAYYPTEGHVVPALLLARLWGQARDLGARLRCPAEVLGLSEVERGVRIELADGTAEADAVVLAAGRWTEELSAAAGCRIPMAAPDAAGSATVGLLGYTSPLPVRMDRVLTTPKLNVRPDGGGRLVVQGLDLDADADPAAPPAVNGRHAQELRGRLTELLGQAAGLESLRVGQRAMPADGLTVAGFLGGSGRIYAMATHSGITLGPLLGKLAAQEITTGDPAEALAPFRPDRLIGRSGLPPLTPARFAGQQ; encoded by the coding sequence ATGCGGATCGCCGTCATCGGACTCGGAGTGCTGGGCGCCAGTGCCGCCCGTTCGCTGAGCCTCGCCGGCGCCGAGGTGACCGTGTTCGAACGGTCCGGCGCCCTCGCCGGAACCTCCGGAACCTCGTTCGCCTGGACCAACTCGCACAACAAGAACCCGCGCGCTTACCACGATCTCAACGTCGCCGGGATGGCCGAGCACGAGGCGCTCGCGGCGGATCCGGGACCGCACCGGCGCTGGTTCGCGCGGACCGGCAACCTGGAGTGGGCCGCCGACGAGGCCGGAACCGAGCGGCTCGCCGCTTCGGTCGCCGAGCTCGCGGCCCGCGACTACCCGGTCGGCTGGATCACTCCCGGACGCGCCCGCGAACTGGTCCCGGACCTGCGGGTTCCCGCCGGGATCGAGGACATCGCCTACTACCCGACCGAAGGTCACGTCGTACCGGCACTCCTGCTGGCGCGGTTGTGGGGCCAGGCAAGGGATCTCGGGGCGCGGTTGCGCTGTCCTGCCGAGGTCCTCGGTCTGTCCGAAGTGGAGCGAGGAGTGCGGATCGAGCTGGCCGACGGCACCGCCGAAGCCGACGCGGTGGTGCTCGCGGCGGGGCGGTGGACCGAGGAGCTGAGCGCCGCAGCGGGCTGCCGGATACCGATGGCCGCACCGGACGCCGCGGGCTCGGCGACCGTCGGTCTGCTCGGCTACACCAGCCCCCTGCCGGTGCGGATGGACCGGGTGCTCACCACGCCGAAGCTCAACGTCCGCCCGGACGGCGGCGGCCGGCTGGTCGTCCAAGGCCTGGATCTCGACGCCGACGCGGATCCGGCCGCGCCCCCGGCGGTGAACGGCCGACACGCGCAGGAGCTGCGCGGCAGGCTCACCGAACTGCTGGGGCAAGCCGCCGGGTTGGAATCCTTGCGGGTGGGCCAGCGAGCCATGCCCGCCGACGGGCTCACCGTCGCCGGATTCCTCGGCGGCAGCGGACGGATCTACGCGATGGCCACCCACAGCGGCATCACGCTCGGGCCACTGCTCGGCAAGCTCGCGGCACAAGAGATCACCACCGGCGACCCCGCGGAGGCGCTGGCGCCGTTCCGGCCGGACCGCCTGATCGGCAGGTCCGGCCTACCGCCGCTGACACCGGCCCGCTTCGCCGGACAGCAGTGA
- a CDS encoding cupin domain-containing protein, with the protein MQITRSSSMDTQQGPADWFTGDVYIDAVAAPAAGSAFGAANVHFTPGARTAWHTHPHGQTIFVTEGVGLCQREGGPVETVHPGDRVFFEPGENHWHGAAPNRFMVHVAMQQNDESGNPVTWGRHVTDEEYDAAR; encoded by the coding sequence GTGCAGATCACCCGAAGCAGCAGCATGGACACCCAGCAGGGGCCCGCGGACTGGTTCACCGGCGATGTCTACATCGACGCCGTCGCCGCACCGGCCGCCGGCTCCGCGTTCGGCGCCGCCAACGTGCATTTCACCCCGGGAGCGCGCACCGCGTGGCATACCCACCCGCACGGCCAGACGATCTTCGTCACCGAGGGCGTGGGACTGTGCCAGCGCGAAGGCGGCCCGGTCGAGACGGTGCATCCCGGCGACCGCGTGTTCTTCGAGCCGGGGGAGAACCACTGGCACGGCGCTGCCCCGAACCGGTTCATGGTGCACGTCGCCATGCAGCAGAACGACGAGTCCGGCAATCCCGTCACCTGGGGCAGGCACGTCACCGACGAGGAGTACGACGCCGCGCGCTAG